In one window of Methanoculleus chikugoensis DNA:
- a CDS encoding Coenzyme F420 hydrogenase/dehydrogenase, beta subunit C-terminal domain encodes MVAKGDMVYAWTTSPDIAKVAECGGAVTGLLKYALENKIVDAVLAVKKGVDLYDAVPTIITDPAEIAQTAGSLHCGTVLLAKLIKKYLGGAEDMRLAVTVKGCDAMGIYELAKRNQVNLDNLLLIGVNCGGSVSPVTARKMITEKFGVDPNDVVKEEIDKGQFIIVTKDGQHKGISMDELEDAGFGRRGNCRRCKMKIPRQADLACGNWGVIGDKAGKATFVEVCSEKGANLLDAAVKAGAVATEPANPKGIEIRGKVENSMLKLGDKWRARYFESLGEGKERLQKIMEDSSRCTKCYACIENCPICYCVECSTKKPYLVAPGVLPVPFMFHLIRYAHVSDSCVNCGQCEENCPMEIANSLYMHALQTDMEKMFGHTPGVDLELPVLALVEEQAERQRLSATGSDQIFDVFK; translated from the coding sequence ATGGTAGCGAAGGGAGATATGGTATACGCCTGGACGACGAGCCCCGACATCGCCAAAGTGGCGGAGTGCGGCGGCGCGGTGACCGGGCTTCTCAAGTACGCCCTGGAGAACAAGATCGTCGACGCCGTGCTGGCGGTGAAGAAGGGCGTGGACCTCTACGATGCGGTTCCCACGATCATCACCGACCCGGCCGAGATCGCACAGACGGCAGGCTCGCTCCACTGCGGGACGGTCCTGCTCGCGAAACTGATCAAGAAGTACCTCGGGGGCGCCGAGGATATGCGCCTTGCCGTGACGGTGAAGGGCTGCGACGCAATGGGCATCTACGAGCTCGCGAAGCGCAACCAGGTCAACCTGGACAACCTCCTCCTGATCGGCGTCAACTGCGGCGGTTCGGTCAGCCCGGTGACCGCCCGGAAGATGATCACCGAGAAGTTCGGGGTCGACCCGAACGACGTCGTCAAGGAAGAGATCGACAAGGGCCAGTTCATCATCGTCACGAAGGACGGCCAGCACAAGGGCATCTCGATGGACGAACTCGAGGATGCGGGCTTCGGCCGCCGCGGCAACTGCCGCCGGTGCAAGATGAAGATCCCCCGCCAGGCGGACCTCGCCTGCGGTAACTGGGGCGTCATCGGGGATAAGGCCGGCAAGGCAACCTTCGTCGAGGTCTGCTCCGAGAAAGGTGCAAACCTCCTCGACGCGGCCGTGAAGGCCGGAGCCGTCGCCACGGAGCCCGCGAACCCGAAGGGTATCGAGATCCGCGGCAAGGTCGAGAACTCGATGCTGAAACTCGGCGACAAGTGGCGGGCGCGCTACTTCGAGAGCCTCGGCGAAGGGAAGGAGCGTCTCCAGAAGATCATGGAGGACTCGAGCCGGTGCACCAAGTGCTACGCCTGCATCGAGAACTGCCCGATCTGCTACTGCGTCGAGTGCAGCACGAAGAAGCCCTACCTGGTGGCGCCGGGTGTGCTCCCCGTGCCGTTCATGTTCCACCTGATCCGCTACGCCCACGTATCGGACTCCTGTGTCAACTGCGGCCAGTGCGAGGAGAACTGCCCGATGGAGATCGCGAACTCGCTCTATATGCACGCCCTGCAGACGGACATGGAGAAGATGTTCGGCCACACCCCGGGTGTGGACCTGGAGCTCCCGGTCCTTGCGCTCGTTGAGGAGCAGGCGGAACGCCAGCGGCTCTCCGCAACCGGCAGCGACCAGATCTTCGACGTGTTCAAATAA
- the tsaA gene encoding tRNA (N6-threonylcarbamoyladenosine(37)-N6)-methyltransferase TrmO, protein MPVQGVDAEIEIYSRYAGGLSGIEENSHLILVCWLHEAGRDVLRAVPRKVSSDLPEKGVFSLRSPARPNPLSVSVVRLRGIRDDRFLLLANVDVIDETPVIDIKPYQTGWDCVFSATGHDRTEKIRKMGPGEYRAGLIREAVNYHGELCPGVAVGVRLAEAAMRIFGRDLASPEVSVAPGPDPCIADTLIGITGASLGNRRLGCSGGDRYVLSCPGKEAVFLLRDVPESVDAILAADEASLFDCTVRSRPQKVEKQ, encoded by the coding sequence ATGCCGGTCCAGGGCGTCGACGCCGAGATCGAGATCTATTCCCGGTACGCCGGGGGGCTCTCCGGTATCGAGGAGAACTCGCACCTGATCCTCGTCTGCTGGCTGCACGAGGCCGGCCGGGACGTCCTGAGAGCGGTTCCCCGGAAGGTCTCGAGCGATCTGCCGGAGAAAGGTGTCTTCTCTCTCCGCTCTCCGGCGCGGCCGAACCCCCTCTCCGTCTCGGTGGTCCGGCTGCGCGGCATACGGGACGACCGGTTTCTTCTGCTCGCGAACGTCGACGTGATCGACGAAACACCGGTGATCGATATCAAACCCTACCAGACGGGATGGGACTGCGTCTTCTCCGCGACCGGCCACGACCGGACGGAGAAGATCCGGAAGATGGGGCCCGGCGAGTACCGGGCGGGTCTTATCCGTGAGGCGGTGAACTATCACGGGGAACTCTGCCCCGGGGTGGCGGTCGGGGTGCGGCTCGCGGAGGCGGCGATGCGCATCTTCGGGCGCGACCTCGCGTCCCCCGAGGTCTCGGTCGCGCCCGGCCCCGACCCCTGCATCGCCGACACGCTCATCGGGATCACCGGCGCGAGCCTCGGGAACCGCCGGCTGGGGTGTTCGGGAGGAGACCGGTACGTTCTCTCCTGCCCCGGGAAGGAGGCGGTCTTCCTCCTCCGGGACGTGCCGGAGAGCGTCGATGCGATCCTTGCGGCCGACGAGGCGTCGCTCTTCGACTGCACCGTTCGTTCCCGGCCGCAGAAAGTAGAGAAACAATGA
- a CDS encoding FmdE family protein has product MQPRLNHTWEDIEARLESKGSPPELIDNFHRCIDFHTFAAPGLLVGVYMVDYALELLESPRGKKIYAVCETTKCLPDALQVIAHCTTGNHRLRVLPIGKFALTVNGPADAPYVNGTRVFVDGAKIERYPTFALWYTKDPLFDPRTRGIDLIDEVIDAGRDFLSCERVRVKVPQKWPWKSAICSICGEMVPDNLLVDGACSDCRSQSYYEKVAY; this is encoded by the coding sequence GTGCAACCGAGACTGAATCATACATGGGAAGATATCGAGGCCCGGCTCGAGTCCAAAGGCTCCCCTCCGGAATTAATCGATAATTTCCACAGATGCATCGATTTTCACACCTTTGCGGCCCCCGGACTCCTGGTCGGGGTCTATATGGTGGACTATGCTCTGGAACTCCTGGAATCTCCCCGGGGCAAGAAGATCTATGCCGTCTGTGAGACCACGAAGTGCCTGCCCGACGCCCTGCAGGTGATCGCCCACTGTACGACCGGCAACCACCGTCTCCGGGTGCTCCCGATCGGGAAGTTCGCCCTCACCGTGAACGGGCCGGCCGACGCCCCGTATGTGAACGGGACCCGGGTCTTCGTCGATGGTGCTAAGATCGAGCGGTATCCGACGTTCGCTCTCTGGTACACCAAGGATCCGCTCTTCGATCCGAGAACCCGGGGTATCGATCTGATCGACGAGGTCATCGATGCCGGGCGAGATTTCCTCTCCTGTGAGCGGGTGCGGGTGAAAGTGCCCCAGAAATGGCCGTGGAAGTCCGCGATCTGTTCCATCTGCGGCGAGATGGTTCCCGACAACCTGCTCGTCGACGGTGCCTGCTCCGACTGCCGGTCACAGTCCTATTACGAGAAGGTAGCGTACTGA
- the fdhF gene encoding formate dehydrogenase subunit alpha, producing the protein MADINGKLRYVPTTCPYCGVGCGLNLVVNDGKLVGVEPYKRTPINEGKLCPKGMTCWEFVQSPDRLTKPLIKKNGKFEEASWDEAYDLIASKFKETYEKFGPKSLGFQVSCRTPNEECYALQKLARVAFKTNNIDNCARICHGPSVAGLSLSFGSGAATNPFEDLANTDLIFMIGANSVEAHPLAGRRILQAKKAGKTLIVCDPRYTPTARLADHYVRYNPSTNIALINSIMYWIIKENLHDKEFIEKRTKGFEDMRKVVEKYADVESITGVPTERVKEIARMYANANNAVIIYCLGITELSTGTDNVRSLGNLAMLTGNIGRPGVGVNPLRGQNNVQGACDMGAYPNVFSGYQKCEDPVARKRMEELWGVTGLSSEYGVTLTEQINQCGDPIKAMYIFALNPVVSYPNANHVMKSLEKLDFLVVQDLFMTETAQYADVILPGASFAEKDGTFTSAERRVNRIRKAVETPGDSKEDWQIFVDLAHKLGLNGFDFNSPEDIWDDMRRVTPSMAGISYARMEKPESVHWPCPTEEHPGTPILHREKFSAADGLGTFFGLEYRPPAEVADAEYPFTLMTGRLIFHYHTRTQTGRAKILHQEVPEAYVQINEEDAARLKIQNGEMIRLRSRRGEAEALARVTDEVAPGVLMMAMHFGGKGSVNLLTNNVLDPLSKMPELKHSAVAVEKITGVQ; encoded by the coding sequence ATGGCTGACATTAATGGTAAATTACGTTACGTTCCCACAACCTGCCCCTACTGCGGCGTAGGGTGCGGACTCAACCTTGTGGTGAACGATGGCAAACTCGTGGGGGTCGAACCCTACAAGAGGACCCCGATCAACGAGGGCAAACTCTGCCCCAAGGGAATGACCTGCTGGGAGTTCGTGCAGAGCCCCGACCGGCTGACGAAGCCCCTCATCAAGAAGAACGGCAAGTTCGAAGAAGCGTCCTGGGACGAGGCATACGACCTCATCGCCTCGAAGTTCAAGGAGACCTACGAGAAGTTCGGACCGAAGTCCCTCGGCTTCCAGGTCTCGTGCCGGACGCCGAACGAGGAGTGCTACGCCTTGCAGAAACTCGCGCGGGTGGCCTTTAAGACCAACAACATCGACAACTGCGCACGTATCTGCCACGGACCGTCCGTCGCGGGTCTCTCGCTCTCGTTCGGCTCCGGTGCCGCGACGAACCCCTTCGAAGACCTCGCGAACACGGACCTCATCTTCATGATCGGGGCAAACTCGGTTGAGGCACACCCGCTCGCCGGCCGCCGGATCCTCCAGGCAAAGAAGGCGGGCAAGACGCTCATCGTCTGCGACCCGCGCTACACGCCCACGGCGCGCCTGGCCGACCACTACGTCCGCTACAACCCCTCGACGAACATTGCCCTGATCAACTCGATCATGTACTGGATCATCAAGGAGAACCTCCACGACAAGGAGTTCATCGAGAAGCGGACGAAGGGATTCGAGGATATGAGGAAGGTCGTGGAGAAGTACGCGGATGTCGAGTCGATCACCGGCGTTCCGACCGAGCGGGTCAAGGAGATCGCCCGGATGTACGCCAACGCGAACAACGCGGTGATCATCTACTGCCTCGGCATCACGGAACTCTCGACCGGTACCGACAACGTCCGGTCGCTCGGAAACCTCGCAATGCTCACCGGCAACATCGGGAGACCCGGTGTCGGCGTCAACCCGCTCCGTGGCCAGAACAACGTCCAGGGCGCCTGCGACATGGGTGCCTACCCGAACGTCTTCTCCGGCTACCAGAAGTGCGAAGACCCCGTCGCCCGGAAGCGGATGGAGGAACTCTGGGGCGTCACCGGGCTTTCAAGCGAGTACGGCGTGACCCTGACGGAGCAGATCAACCAGTGCGGCGACCCGATCAAGGCGATGTACATCTTCGCGTTAAACCCGGTCGTCTCCTACCCCAACGCGAACCACGTAATGAAGTCGCTTGAGAAACTGGACTTCCTGGTCGTGCAGGACCTCTTCATGACCGAGACCGCCCAGTACGCAGACGTGATCCTCCCCGGTGCATCCTTCGCCGAGAAGGACGGGACGTTCACCAGCGCCGAGCGGCGTGTCAACCGTATCAGGAAGGCCGTCGAGACCCCCGGCGATTCGAAGGAGGACTGGCAGATCTTCGTCGACCTGGCCCACAAGCTCGGCCTCAATGGATTCGACTTCAACTCTCCGGAGGATATCTGGGACGACATGCGGCGGGTCACCCCGTCGATGGCCGGCATCTCCTACGCGAGGATGGAGAAGCCGGAGTCCGTGCACTGGCCCTGCCCCACCGAGGAGCACCCGGGAACCCCGATCCTGCACCGCGAGAAGTTCTCCGCGGCCGACGGTCTCGGCACCTTCTTCGGGCTCGAGTACCGGCCGCCCGCGGAGGTCGCCGACGCCGAGTATCCGTTCACCCTGATGACCGGACGTCTGATCTTCCACTACCACACCCGGACCCAGACCGGCCGGGCGAAGATCCTCCATCAGGAGGTGCCGGAAGCCTACGTGCAGATCAACGAAGAGGATGCCGCGCGGCTGAAGATCCAGAACGGAGAGATGATCCGGCTTCGGAGCAGACGCGGTGAGGCGGAGGCCCTTGCCAGAGTGACCGACGAGGTCGCGCCCGGCGTGCTGATGATGGCGATGCACTTCGGCGGGAAGGGGTCTGTGAACCTGCTTACGAACAATGTGCTGGACCCGCTCTCCAAGATGCCGGAGTTGAAACACAGTGCGGTTGCCGTCGAGAAGATCACGGGGGTGCAGTAA
- a CDS encoding molybdopterin-binding protein, protein MSRRYLNLTPLSEALAMLRREFSSPGRAETVPLAEAVGRVTAEPLYAGYSVPMADIAKFDGYAVKSGETRGAQDQRPLPLAGYARVNTGEVLPRPFDAVVMIEDTWDEGGIPRIRKSAAPGQNIRRTGEDVRAGELVLPKGHRVRPFDIGALATYGITRLAVRSVRVGIVPTGSDLVPLGTAPGPGQTIETNTLMAEAYLTGIGATCRRYGIVPDEPGLIREAVETAVAENDLVILSAGSSAGTRDFSRDVVEELGEIVFHGIAVRPGKPVLLANVGGKPVLGMPGYPVAAQTVLREVAGSLLAWWGLEPLPFGELDVRLARRQASDLGFDEFVPVSVGRVDGTCWATPHPRGGGIQMAVVRANGYLHIPAAREGIEAGEEVRVRLTVPPASLARTLVCVGRRDPVLGELGNLLAEAGYHLHCCNASTVGAVLALRAKTCHAATVALPETASAWSDQVLRYLPDTRLLRVPVARTEFGVASADPPDAGSLASLRVANRPKSAAAQFLLDAWLDREGIDASPSGEPGDIRVCSALEAREAGLRFTSIGYESCDLVIREELAAGEGVAALVEAARSPGFRAYLRSIGRDPGDGDAPGVFSV, encoded by the coding sequence ATGTCACGCAGATACCTGAACCTTACTCCGCTCTCGGAGGCGCTCGCGATGCTGCGGCGGGAGTTTTCCTCGCCGGGCCGCGCCGAGACCGTGCCGCTCGCAGAGGCTGTCGGCAGGGTGACGGCCGAACCCCTGTATGCGGGGTATTCCGTTCCCATGGCCGATATCGCGAAGTTCGACGGGTACGCGGTGAAGAGCGGCGAGACCCGTGGAGCGCAGGACCAGCGGCCGCTGCCCCTTGCCGGGTATGCCCGCGTCAACACCGGCGAGGTGCTCCCGCGACCGTTCGACGCCGTCGTCATGATCGAGGATACCTGGGACGAGGGCGGCATACCCCGGATCCGGAAGTCCGCCGCACCCGGGCAGAACATCCGCCGTACCGGTGAGGATGTCCGGGCGGGGGAACTCGTCCTCCCGAAGGGCCACCGGGTCAGGCCGTTCGATATCGGTGCGCTCGCGACCTACGGGATAACCCGGCTCGCCGTCCGGTCGGTCCGGGTCGGGATCGTCCCGACGGGGAGCGACCTCGTGCCGCTCGGTACGGCGCCGGGGCCCGGCCAGACGATCGAGACGAACACCCTCATGGCGGAGGCCTACCTCACCGGGATTGGGGCGACCTGCCGCCGGTACGGGATCGTTCCCGACGAACCCGGCCTGATCCGTGAGGCGGTGGAGACGGCGGTCGCCGAGAACGATCTCGTCATCCTCTCGGCGGGTTCGTCGGCCGGCACCCGCGACTTCTCCCGTGACGTCGTCGAGGAGCTCGGGGAGATCGTCTTCCACGGGATCGCGGTCCGGCCGGGAAAACCGGTGCTGCTCGCGAACGTCGGCGGCAAGCCGGTTCTCGGGATGCCGGGGTATCCCGTCGCCGCCCAGACGGTTCTCCGCGAGGTTGCGGGGAGCCTTCTCGCGTGGTGGGGGCTTGAGCCGCTCCCGTTCGGGGAGCTGGATGTCCGGCTGGCGCGACGGCAGGCATCCGATCTCGGGTTCGACGAGTTCGTCCCGGTCTCGGTCGGGCGGGTCGACGGCACCTGCTGGGCGACACCCCATCCCCGGGGCGGCGGCATCCAGATGGCGGTCGTCCGGGCGAACGGCTACCTCCATATCCCGGCCGCTCGCGAGGGGATCGAGGCGGGCGAGGAGGTGCGTGTCCGGCTCACCGTCCCGCCCGCTTCCCTCGCCCGGACGCTCGTCTGCGTCGGGAGGCGCGACCCCGTCCTCGGCGAACTGGGCAACCTTCTCGCGGAGGCCGGCTACCATCTCCACTGCTGCAACGCATCGACGGTTGGAGCGGTGCTTGCCCTGCGGGCGAAGACCTGCCATGCGGCTACGGTTGCTCTCCCTGAGACCGCATCGGCATGGAGCGATCAGGTGCTCCGGTACCTGCCCGACACGCGCCTCCTCAGGGTGCCGGTGGCCCGGACGGAGTTCGGGGTTGCGTCGGCCGATCCTCCCGACGCCGGGAGCCTTGCATCGCTCCGGGTAGCGAACCGCCCGAAGAGCGCGGCGGCGCAGTTCCTCCTCGATGCGTGGCTTGACCGGGAGGGTATCGATGCCTCCCCATCCGGCGAACCCGGGGACATCCGGGTCTGTTCGGCCCTTGAAGCGCGGGAGGCGGGGCTCCGGTTCACGTCGATCGGCTACGAGTCGTGCGACCTGGTGATACGAGAGGAACTTGCCGCGGGCGAGGGCGTCGCCGCCCTCGTCGAGGCCGCACGCTCGCCGGGGTTCCGCGCGTACCTCCGGTCGATCGGGAGAGACCCGGGAGACGGGGACGCGCCCGGCGTCTTTTCGGTCTGA
- a CDS encoding nuclear transport factor 2 family protein, with the protein MRVSEQTREQIMAVLRRMTDAMGRKDIETLVALADPDFRAFGTGAAEKAIGREAYCRHLERGFTEAETVALDLSDVLIGAEGTVAWVMADMTCRFVVDGIPRTRNGRMTAVLRGTGHAWVFAQMHYSLPAEG; encoded by the coding sequence ATGCGAGTCAGCGAGCAGACACGGGAGCAGATCATGGCGGTGCTCCGGCGGATGACGGATGCCATGGGCAGGAAGGATATCGAGACCCTGGTAGCGCTCGCCGACCCTGACTTCCGGGCTTTCGGCACAGGTGCCGCTGAGAAGGCGATCGGGAGGGAGGCTTATTGCCGACACCTCGAGCGCGGCTTTACGGAGGCGGAGACGGTCGCGCTCGACCTCTCCGACGTTCTCATCGGCGCCGAGGGGACGGTCGCCTGGGTGATGGCCGATATGACCTGCCGGTTTGTCGTCGATGGCATCCCCCGGACCCGGAACGGGCGGATGACGGCGGTGCTCCGGGGAACCGGCCACGCGTGGGTCTTTGCCCAGATGCACTACTCGCTTCCGGCAGAGGGCTAG